In a single window of the Acinetobacter tibetensis genome:
- a CDS encoding FFLEELY motif protein gives MSKLAVLDELLEQYDQLQYHNNAELFQRLQDVQMWQKHRMQRTHQQHFAVKNNQLMAQYFLNRLYGGPDFDALAKQIARMMKYVHKAEKLIPDNAIKTGTAGVELAILAVQLDEHVALQLLEDYAPNTPLTDEMMRLSYLKLDQGQSRLHQLELLDQLGASLDKYMRSFMVYTAFKMCKGVAYKHHFDVMYEFMQDGFLAMKPLKSAEQFVKDFTAIERQIIGKVHAGDLHPFQ, from the coding sequence ATGTCTAAACTTGCGGTACTAGATGAACTACTAGAACAGTACGATCAATTGCAATATCACAATAATGCTGAGCTATTTCAACGTCTGCAAGATGTGCAAATGTGGCAAAAACATCGCATGCAACGCACCCATCAACAGCACTTCGCGGTGAAAAACAACCAATTGATGGCGCAGTACTTTTTGAACCGTTTGTATGGCGGCCCCGACTTTGATGCTTTGGCCAAACAAATTGCACGCATGATGAAATATGTGCATAAAGCAGAGAAACTCATTCCAGACAATGCGATTAAAACAGGGACTGCAGGTGTCGAATTGGCTATCCTCGCCGTACAGTTGGATGAGCATGTCGCACTACAATTGCTCGAAGACTATGCTCCGAATACACCACTCACCGATGAAATGATGCGCCTTAGTTATTTAAAACTGGATCAAGGCCAATCACGTTTACATCAACTGGAACTGCTCGATCAACTGGGTGCCAGCCTCGACAAATATATGCGCTCATTTATGGTCTATACCGCGTTTAAAATGTGTAAAGGCGTGGCTTACAAACACCATTTCGATGTGATGTATGAGTTTATGCAGGACGGTTTTTTGGCGATGAAACCATTAAAATCGGCGGAGCAGTTTGTCAAAGATTTTACCGCCATTGAACGTCAAATTATTGGTAAAGTGCACGCAGGTGATCTGCATCCTTTCCAATAA
- the ubiE gene encoding bifunctional demethylmenaquinone methyltransferase/2-methoxy-6-polyprenyl-1,4-benzoquinol methylase UbiE, translating into MSNENQTPTPTSESAQQTDKVSPFLNSPLPEGIPQGQQQSLQQQLTDTPVSGTVPKYNLPRGANTGNVGATTHFGYQTVSSEDKAQKVAEVFHSVASKYDIMNDLMSFGIHRLWKRFAINMSGVRRGQHVLDIAGGTGDLAKVFSREVGPTGHVVLSDINESMLNVGRDRLIDAGCTNVDFVLANAETLEPFADNSFDLLTISFGLRNVTDKDAALAAMYRVLKPGGRLLILEFSKPVFEPFSKLYDLYSFTALPIMGKIIANDSESYKYLAESIRMHPDQRTLKGMMEQAGFQNCDYHNLTGGIVAVHRGFKL; encoded by the coding sequence ATGTCTAATGAAAATCAAACGCCTACCCCTACTTCTGAGTCGGCTCAACAAACAGACAAAGTCAGCCCATTCCTAAACAGCCCACTCCCTGAAGGTATCCCTCAAGGACAGCAACAATCATTACAACAACAATTAACGGATACACCTGTCAGCGGCACAGTGCCAAAATACAATCTGCCACGCGGTGCCAACACAGGCAACGTCGGTGCCACCACACACTTCGGTTATCAAACTGTCAGCAGTGAAGATAAAGCACAAAAAGTTGCGGAAGTATTCCATTCAGTGGCCAGCAAATACGACATCATGAATGACCTGATGTCATTTGGTATTCACCGCTTATGGAAGCGTTTTGCCATTAACATGTCAGGTGTACGTCGTGGTCAACACGTGTTAGACATTGCTGGTGGTACAGGTGACTTGGCTAAAGTGTTTAGTCGTGAAGTAGGACCTACGGGTCATGTGGTCTTGTCAGATATTAATGAATCGATGTTGAACGTCGGTCGTGACCGTTTGATTGATGCAGGCTGTACCAATGTCGACTTCGTCTTGGCGAATGCGGAAACACTAGAACCTTTTGCCGATAATAGCTTTGACCTACTCACCATCAGCTTTGGTTTACGTAACGTGACCGATAAAGACGCTGCACTGGCGGCGATGTACCGTGTACTTAAGCCAGGTGGTCGCTTATTGATTTTAGAATTCTCTAAACCAGTGTTCGAGCCATTCTCAAAACTCTATGATTTGTATTCTTTCACTGCATTGCCAATCATGGGTAAAATTATTGCCAATGACTCAGAAAGTTATAAATATTTAGCTGAATCCATCCGTATGCACCCAGACCAACGTACCCTAAAAGGCATGATGGAACAGGCAGGCTTCCAGAACTGTGACTACCATAACCTGACAGGTGGTATCGTCGCGGTACACCGTGGTTTCAAACTCTAA
- a CDS encoding ubiquinone biosynthesis accessory factor UbiJ, with protein MWSILALGAVERLIHHVIDLDAITRIQLNQLQGKMLRVVLDSPQLSVDVFFDQDKVRLEPTVTGQAERPSIFEQRPFDPQQTTTAATATLQVKNVVELLKLFLAEDVGTIPVQGDYHLLQDIQRIMQQAEPDLAAHLSPWVGPALAHELGKIQLAPKHLKRSLQSHLFFAEDALKEDSGLFAARWQMDDLQQDTRLFNQNLDRAEAKIQHLQRQIDALPDSL; from the coding sequence ATGTGGTCAATTCTGGCACTTGGTGCAGTTGAACGCTTGATTCACCATGTGATTGATCTGGATGCCATCACGCGCATTCAGCTCAATCAACTGCAAGGCAAAATGTTGCGTGTGGTACTCGACTCCCCGCAACTCTCGGTCGATGTGTTCTTTGATCAAGATAAAGTTCGTCTTGAACCGACTGTCACAGGTCAAGCTGAACGTCCGTCCATTTTTGAACAACGCCCGTTTGATCCGCAACAAACCACGACAGCAGCAACTGCAACCTTGCAGGTTAAAAATGTGGTGGAACTGCTAAAATTATTTTTGGCTGAAGATGTGGGTACCATTCCTGTACAAGGTGACTATCATTTACTGCAAGATATCCAAAGAATCATGCAGCAGGCTGAACCTGATTTAGCGGCGCATCTTAGTCCTTGGGTTGGACCCGCCTTGGCACATGAGTTAGGCAAAATTCAACTTGCACCCAAGCATCTCAAGCGCTCTTTACAGAGCCATTTATTCTTTGCTGAAGATGCACTCAAAGAAGATTCAGGCTTGTTTGCTGCACGTTGGCAAATGGATGACTTGCAACAAGATACCCGTCTTTTCAATCAAAATCTTGACCGTGCAGAAGCCAAAATCCAACATCTGCAACGCCAAATCGATGCACTTCCAGACTCTCTTTAA
- a CDS encoding ABC1 kinase family protein, with protein MIPHVSRLLELWRIAAHYRLDTLFPAEELPEKARHALAFIRMHPAAWSSKERKNPLKLKQALEDMGPLAIKLGQLLSTRRDLIPPEVLAQLVLLQDRVKPFSADVAKARIQQSLKADLTTLFSRFDEQPLAAASIAQVHTAALHDGREVVVKVTRPDIRSQILQDFEILEWLGATLEKRLEAARALHLSEIIQDYRQIILNELDLTLEADNTRRMRHYFTGSSMMYVPEVYMDSKEVMVAERITGVPISDTATFDRMGMDRKDLSEKGLTIFFTQVFRDNFFHADMHPGNVFVETINPSNPRFIALDCAIMGELSKHDQMTVARMLLAVMNSDFMQLIQIVHQAGWIPPGTDQDALAREMRRTVGPMVSKPMHELDFAGILIQVMDIARRFHLEIPPQLMLLLKTLVHVEGLGTDLYPELDIWSLAKPILTDWIKAQMNPQKNLKELGQKIPDLLLGAQDFPTLLVDSLNGLKNQSAWNAKQLNELQSLRLQMEHQQKRSWIFGSLMAIFLSIAIIAPWYISIVLIVCASLLSVWRLFK; from the coding sequence ATGATTCCGCACGTTTCACGTTTACTCGAACTTTGGCGTATTGCTGCGCACTATAGACTCGACACGTTGTTTCCTGCGGAAGAATTACCTGAGAAGGCGCGTCATGCCTTAGCCTTTATTCGTATGCACCCTGCGGCATGGTCGAGTAAAGAACGTAAAAATCCGCTTAAATTGAAGCAAGCGCTCGAAGACATGGGGCCTTTGGCGATTAAGCTGGGGCAGTTACTCTCGACGCGTCGTGACTTGATTCCACCTGAAGTGTTGGCACAGTTGGTGTTATTACAAGATCGCGTGAAACCCTTTAGCGCCGATGTAGCGAAAGCACGCATTCAGCAATCGCTCAAAGCCGATCTTACGACTTTATTCAGTCGTTTTGATGAACAGCCGCTTGCCGCTGCTTCGATTGCACAAGTCCATACCGCTGCTCTGCATGATGGGCGCGAGGTCGTAGTAAAAGTCACCCGCCCCGATATCCGTAGCCAAATTCTGCAAGATTTTGAAATTCTGGAATGGTTAGGTGCAACTCTAGAAAAACGCCTTGAAGCCGCACGTGCACTACATTTATCTGAAATTATTCAAGATTATCGTCAAATTATCTTGAATGAACTGGATTTAACCCTAGAAGCAGACAATACGCGTCGTATGCGTCACTACTTTACTGGTTCAAGCATGATGTATGTGCCTGAAGTCTATATGGACAGTAAAGAAGTGATGGTGGCGGAACGCATTACGGGCGTGCCGATTTCTGACACGGCGACTTTTGACCGCATGGGCATGGATCGTAAAGATTTGTCAGAGAAAGGTTTAACCATCTTCTTTACCCAAGTGTTCCGCGACAACTTTTTCCATGCGGATATGCATCCAGGCAACGTGTTTGTCGAGACCATTAATCCAAGCAATCCACGCTTTATTGCACTGGACTGTGCGATTATGGGTGAACTGTCCAAGCACGACCAAATGACCGTTGCGCGCATGTTACTGGCAGTCATGAACAGTGACTTCATGCAACTGATTCAAATTGTGCATCAAGCAGGTTGGATTCCACCGGGTACCGACCAAGATGCCTTGGCACGAGAAATGCGTCGCACGGTCGGACCCATGGTCTCGAAACCAATGCATGAGTTGGACTTTGCTGGCATTCTGATTCAAGTCATGGATATTGCACGCCGTTTCCATTTGGAAATTCCACCGCAATTGATGTTACTCCTGAAAACATTGGTACACGTGGAAGGCTTAGGTACTGACCTGTATCCAGAATTAGACATTTGGAGCTTGGCAAAACCAATCCTCACCGATTGGATCAAAGCCCAAATGAATCCGCAAAAAAATCTGAAAGAACTCGGACAGAAAATCCCTGATTTACTGTTAGGCGCACAAGATTTTCCAACCCTGTTGGTCGATAGCTTAAATGGCTTAAAAAATCAGTCGGCTTGGAATGCGAAGCAACTAAATGAACTGCAAAGCCTGCGTCTACAGATGGAACATCAACAAAAACGCAGTTGGATTTTCGGTAGCTTGATGGCAATTTTCCTCTCCATTGCAATTATTGCGCCGTGGTATATCTCGATTGTCTTAATTGTCTGTGCCAGCCTCTTGTCTGTGTGGCGCTTGTTTAAATAA
- a CDS encoding patatin-like phospholipase family protein, translating into MIQILEKRSPALNIRAGHLARQLIQQQGLHAQQVDILPGAAGGPKGIGLTGLDQAIFGTFLPQAKQRRFLVGSSVGAWRFAGILAQGEKLGPEQLAELYIHLPFHHKMKIADIEKISREMLAGILNQQTQKLVDHPDYHLTIIAAKAEHLFQSDQRLALYGSLLGIVGSNAIARQHLRLFMQRVICQPKNFPQFKIKDDSFKTHYLNFNPDNVADWLMASGSIPGVTPAVKNISDAPQGAYRDGGLIDYHIDLPFESQGIVLYPHFSDSITPGWFDKMFKSRKSNPSNQARTLLISPSQEYLARLPLGRLPDRKDFTLKGMEPQRRIQLWKQCVAESQRLGDEFLELVEKQRFAEVMQEL; encoded by the coding sequence ATGATTCAAATTCTTGAAAAGCGCTCTCCCGCCCTGAATATTCGTGCTGGTCATCTGGCTCGTCAACTGATCCAACAACAGGGCTTACATGCCCAACAGGTCGATATTCTACCGGGTGCGGCAGGTGGTCCCAAAGGTATAGGTTTAACAGGACTTGATCAGGCCATCTTTGGAACTTTTCTTCCACAAGCCAAACAACGCCGCTTTTTGGTCGGCTCTTCAGTCGGTGCATGGCGTTTTGCAGGAATTTTGGCGCAAGGTGAAAAGCTTGGGCCTGAGCAATTGGCAGAGCTTTACATTCATTTGCCTTTTCATCACAAAATGAAAATTGCCGATATCGAAAAAATTTCACGCGAGATGTTGGCTGGAATTTTAAATCAGCAAACGCAAAAATTGGTCGATCATCCCGATTATCACCTCACCATCATTGCGGCCAAAGCCGAACACCTCTTCCAAAGTGATCAACGATTGGCGCTGTATGGTTCATTACTTGGCATTGTGGGCAGCAATGCGATTGCACGTCAGCATTTAAGGCTTTTTATGCAACGGGTCATCTGCCAACCAAAAAATTTTCCACAATTTAAAATCAAAGACGATAGTTTTAAAACCCACTATCTGAACTTCAACCCAGACAATGTTGCAGACTGGCTCATGGCATCGGGTTCAATTCCCGGTGTTACGCCTGCGGTAAAAAATATCAGTGATGCACCGCAAGGTGCTTATCGCGATGGAGGCTTGATCGACTATCACATCGATTTACCCTTTGAAAGCCAAGGCATTGTGCTCTATCCACATTTCAGCGACAGCATTACTCCGGGTTGGTTCGACAAGATGTTTAAATCGAGAAAATCCAACCCAAGCAATCAAGCACGCACCCTGTTGATTTCTCCTTCACAGGAATATCTGGCACGTTTACCACTAGGACGTTTACCAGATCGTAAAGATTTCACCCTCAAAGGTATGGAGCCACAACGTCGCATTCAACTCTGGAAACAATGTGTGGCTGAAAGCCAACGTTTGGGCGATGAGTTCTTGGAGCTGGTCGAAAAGCAGCGCTTTGCTGAGGTGATGCAAGAGCTTTAA
- the hisIE gene encoding bifunctional phosphoribosyl-AMP cyclohydrolase/phosphoribosyl-ATP diphosphatase HisIE: protein MNNVCWLDEVKFNEQGLVPAIAQHHQTGRVLMVAWMNREALALTAEKNQAVYFSRSRNKLWHKGEESGHFQTVHEIRLDCDADVIILQIEQHGGIACHTGRESCFYRKLTPQGWEIVDAQLKDPSQIYAAEKSSNLHTLAMNASNAQSEQVEVLSYLGQMMTERKGADPDSSYVAKLYHKGLNKILEKIGEESIETILAAKEFQLVANEDNKNDLIYEVADLWFHTIVMLGHFDLDPQLVLNELARRQGLSGLVEKANRSH from the coding sequence ATGAACAACGTGTGCTGGCTCGATGAAGTAAAATTTAACGAACAAGGTTTAGTCCCTGCCATTGCACAGCATCATCAAACAGGACGTGTGCTGATGGTCGCTTGGATGAACCGCGAAGCTTTGGCACTCACCGCTGAAAAAAATCAGGCGGTTTATTTTTCCCGTTCACGCAACAAGTTGTGGCACAAAGGTGAAGAATCAGGGCATTTTCAAACCGTGCATGAAATTCGTCTGGATTGCGATGCCGATGTCATTATTTTGCAGATTGAACAGCATGGGGGCATTGCCTGCCATACGGGTCGTGAATCATGTTTCTATCGCAAGCTCACCCCGCAAGGTTGGGAAATTGTGGATGCGCAACTGAAAGATCCAAGCCAGATTTATGCGGCTGAAAAATCTAGCAATCTACATACCCTTGCCATGAATGCATCTAATGCACAATCGGAGCAAGTCGAAGTGCTGTCTTACCTCGGTCAAATGATGACTGAACGTAAAGGTGCAGATCCTGACTCTTCTTATGTGGCAAAGCTCTATCACAAAGGTCTGAACAAAATTTTAGAAAAAATTGGTGAAGAAAGCATTGAAACCATTCTTGCCGCAAAAGAATTTCAATTGGTCGCCAATGAAGACAATAAAAATGATTTGATTTATGAAGTAGCAGATTTATGGTTCCATACCATTGTGATGTTGGGTCATTTTGACTTAGATCCACAACTGGTGTTGAATGAATTGGCACGACGCCAAGGACTCTCAGGTTTGGTCGAAAAAGCCAACCGTAGCCACTAA
- a CDS encoding UvrD-helicase domain-containing protein, translating into MSNQHQKPSATYEQATAIDNARLGQSFKVIAYAGTGKTTTLQMISDAMPHRRGMYLAFNKAIASEAQQKFHSNVDCRTFHSLAFRSVPRGITDKLRLPRLSPSFIAKEYRLEPITLRRMMGGRYEKYVLMPSRLASLVANAVSYFCSTSSQYPAPRHLQAPNWLHPDDIDTLQKHLYPAIERRWLESIDQNHQAGIGHDVYLKLWALSEPNIPADYVLFDEAQDADPLMLGILLRQKNTQVIYVGDAHQQIYAWRGAVNAMQQLPLPESRLTTSFRFGESIAHNANAILGALNEKVPLLGNPLLNSKVVNKPHTKMRDAILCRTNARAMELLLSGLVHGDKVSLQADHVKLNRFVDAASMLKQGKRVTDVPELAWFNSWHDVHEYCETNEGSDIKPLVKLVDDHGTDPLKRALAKITPIEQADYIISTAHKAKGLEWDRVHIEDDYQFKLTEKDHKISDEELRLLYVACTRAKVSLNIHHIYDLMQQLKNRMPISLRQAVG; encoded by the coding sequence GTGTCAAATCAACATCAGAAACCGAGCGCAACCTATGAGCAGGCGACTGCCATTGATAACGCGCGTCTGGGGCAATCCTTTAAAGTGATTGCCTATGCGGGCACAGGTAAAACCACCACCTTACAAATGATCAGTGATGCCATGCCACACCGACGTGGCATGTATCTGGCGTTTAACAAAGCCATTGCCAGCGAAGCACAGCAGAAATTTCACTCCAATGTGGATTGTCGCACCTTTCACTCACTGGCATTTCGTAGTGTTCCACGTGGAATCACCGACAAACTGCGTTTACCCCGACTCAGCCCCAGCTTCATTGCCAAAGAGTATCGGCTAGAACCGATTACCTTAAGGCGCATGATGGGCGGACGCTATGAAAAATACGTGCTGATGCCAAGTCGGCTTGCCAGTTTAGTGGCCAATGCCGTCAGCTATTTCTGCTCAACCAGTTCGCAGTACCCTGCTCCACGGCATTTGCAAGCACCCAATTGGCTGCATCCCGACGATATCGACACCTTACAAAAGCACCTTTATCCTGCTATTGAACGCCGTTGGCTAGAGTCAATTGACCAAAATCATCAGGCAGGGATTGGACACGATGTTTATCTGAAACTGTGGGCATTGTCTGAACCGAATATTCCTGCCGACTACGTGCTATTTGACGAAGCACAAGATGCTGACCCTTTAATGTTAGGGATCTTATTACGTCAGAAAAATACTCAAGTGATTTATGTCGGCGATGCACATCAACAGATTTACGCTTGGCGTGGTGCCGTTAATGCCATGCAGCAACTGCCTTTACCTGAATCTCGCCTCACCACCTCGTTTCGCTTTGGTGAAAGCATTGCGCACAATGCCAATGCCATTTTGGGCGCGCTCAATGAAAAAGTGCCTCTGTTGGGCAATCCACTGTTGAATTCCAAAGTGGTGAATAAACCACACACCAAAATGCGGGATGCGATTTTATGTCGAACCAATGCCCGTGCCATGGAACTGTTGCTTTCAGGATTGGTACATGGCGATAAAGTCAGTCTGCAAGCCGACCATGTCAAACTGAATCGTTTTGTCGATGCTGCCAGCATGTTGAAACAAGGCAAACGTGTCACCGACGTGCCTGAACTGGCTTGGTTTAACTCTTGGCATGATGTGCATGAATATTGCGAAACCAATGAAGGTAGCGACATTAAACCTTTGGTGAAATTGGTGGATGATCATGGCACTGATCCGCTTAAACGCGCTTTAGCCAAAATTACCCCGATTGAACAAGCCGACTATATTATTTCCACGGCGCACAAAGCCAAAGGGCTAGAATGGGACCGTGTGCACATCGAAGATGACTATCAGTTTAAGCTGACGGAAAAAGACCATAAAATTAGTGACGAAGAGTTAAGATTGCTGTACGTCGCCTGTACTCGTGCTAAAGTAAGTCTAAATATTCACCATATTTACGACTTGATGCAACAACTGAAAAATAGGATGCCTATCTCATTGCGCCAAGCGGTAGGCTAG
- a CDS encoding AAA family ATPase — translation MKIESLQLKHTNLFANIELKFHYHDQPITLILGDQATGKTSILKHAYQALTWFSARYKDLRSAGVVMLDQDILHSRLQSKIQICVEIPTDIGTLAESETVQPAISNRCSWQLYKTLSQQGIGLSKADTLQLEQLVQLYHQALQQDPMQGLPLIAYYPAERFVNEINLLSKNNPIVFQAAYAYDVAAIPFTTFSRFFEWFREISDLENAQTAQLFQQLMRDKLHLGQHLQPENIPNTLFQAHAQLHAPCLKALKDSLSIVLPELNDIFVQYQPKLQLMVTYQGKTMQFQQLSSSQKNWIALIGDIVRRMCLLNPLSLYPCLEGDGILLIDAIDEQLDQQHCSLILQQLHQAFPRLQIIVTGNRTALLENAAAYQCLQLSAQGIHDIVLQPLQQQFDQIYAELSQLSLSGTTELEPLSDEPSISAAQQLYAQIQQLSPEAQAEFQQLWQQEHDSSFQNPSS, via the coding sequence ATGAAAATCGAATCGTTACAGCTCAAACATACCAATCTATTTGCCAATATAGAGCTAAAATTTCATTATCATGATCAACCGATCACCCTAATTTTAGGCGATCAAGCCACAGGCAAAACCAGTATCCTCAAGCATGCCTATCAGGCCTTAACTTGGTTTTCTGCCCGTTATAAAGACCTGCGTAGTGCAGGTGTGGTCATGTTGGATCAAGATATCCTGCACAGTCGCCTACAGTCCAAGATTCAGATTTGTGTCGAAATTCCTACCGATATTGGCACCCTCGCAGAGTCTGAAACAGTACAACCTGCGATTTCCAACCGCTGTAGTTGGCAACTCTATAAAACCCTCAGCCAACAAGGCATTGGACTGAGCAAAGCAGATACTTTACAACTCGAACAATTGGTACAGCTTTATCATCAAGCCCTACAACAAGACCCGATGCAAGGTTTACCTCTGATTGCTTATTATCCTGCTGAACGTTTTGTCAATGAAATCAATTTACTCAGCAAGAACAATCCGATTGTATTTCAAGCTGCATATGCCTATGACGTAGCAGCCATTCCTTTTACTACCTTTAGCCGTTTCTTTGAATGGTTTCGTGAAATTAGTGATCTGGAAAATGCGCAGACGGCGCAATTGTTTCAGCAACTGATGCGCGACAAGTTACATTTAGGTCAACACCTACAACCTGAAAATATCCCGAACACCTTATTTCAAGCCCATGCACAACTCCATGCGCCATGCTTAAAAGCACTAAAAGATAGTCTGAGCATTGTTTTGCCTGAACTGAATGATATTTTTGTGCAATATCAGCCCAAACTGCAATTGATGGTGACCTATCAAGGCAAGACAATGCAATTTCAACAGCTTTCTAGCAGTCAAAAAAACTGGATTGCGTTGATTGGCGATATTGTGCGACGCATGTGCTTACTCAATCCCTTAAGCCTCTATCCTTGCTTGGAAGGCGATGGCATCTTACTCATTGATGCGATTGATGAGCAACTAGATCAGCAACATTGCAGCCTGATTTTGCAACAGTTACATCAGGCCTTTCCACGACTCCAAATTATTGTCACAGGGAACCGCACAGCACTTCTCGAAAATGCAGCCGCCTATCAATGCCTGCAACTTTCTGCACAAGGCATACACGATATTGTACTGCAACCCCTCCAACAACAATTCGATCAAATTTACGCCGAACTGAGTCAACTCTCACTCTCTGGCACAACGGAACTTGAGCCATTGTCAGACGAACCCTCCATCTCTGCGGCACAACAATTGTATGCACAAATTCAACAACTCTCCCCAGAAGCACAAGCAGAGTTTCAGCAACTTTGGCAACAAGAGCATGACTCTTCTTTTCAGAATCCATCTTCCTAG